From the Candidatus Delongbacteria bacterium genome, one window contains:
- a CDS encoding right-handed parallel beta-helix repeat-containing protein yields MIRKLTRMLLLLPLLGCSCSDDEGENRVSWSFPDSITEDLAPPANSDIVLENSVLIPANVSLTLLPGTKLIFANNSTLQVRGNLVVDGPVEMAARNSAELDWSFIVSPSDGISCQIEDLQANGGNPALWLQGGSPQVDGFTASNSALPLKISSPTGGLVQRVSLRSTGRTGAGLDAIDGSALVVDDLQIQGFENGIQLNNCSITIRNALVQDCSIGMYLSHGMGRLEYSTFKNCIYGCRYVYTSSTDLYRVQFQDMTNGVQLHAFALVTDFDELNFINTPIAFRYLPDAAEYTPPRTIDVTGCYFGTADSSTITGMLVDAVDLGGNVDTLRFMPFATSPWSVVP; encoded by the coding sequence ATGATCCGAAAGTTGACCCGAATGCTGCTGCTGCTTCCCCTGTTGGGTTGCTCCTGCAGTGACGATGAGGGGGAAAATCGAGTCTCCTGGAGCTTCCCGGATTCCATCACGGAAGACTTGGCTCCGCCCGCCAACAGCGACATCGTGCTGGAGAACAGCGTGTTGATTCCTGCCAACGTTTCGCTAACCCTTTTGCCGGGCACCAAGCTCATTTTCGCCAACAACAGCACACTGCAAGTGCGAGGCAATCTGGTTGTTGATGGCCCGGTCGAGATGGCAGCTCGAAATTCGGCCGAATTGGATTGGTCCTTCATTGTCAGTCCGAGTGATGGGATCAGCTGTCAGATAGAAGATTTGCAGGCCAATGGCGGAAACCCGGCCTTGTGGCTCCAAGGCGGAAGCCCGCAAGTGGATGGATTCACGGCGTCTAACTCTGCTCTGCCGTTAAAAATCAGCTCACCCACGGGCGGACTTGTTCAACGGGTTTCACTGCGATCCACTGGACGAACCGGCGCGGGTTTGGATGCCATTGACGGTTCTGCACTCGTTGTTGACGACTTGCAGATACAGGGATTTGAAAATGGGATCCAGCTAAATAATTGTTCGATCACCATACGGAACGCCCTCGTGCAGGATTGCAGCATTGGTATGTACTTGTCGCATGGAATGGGTCGGCTTGAGTACAGCACTTTTAAAAACTGCATTTACGGCTGTCGTTACGTGTACACGTCGTCAACCGATTTGTATCGCGTACAATTCCAGGATATGACAAATGGCGTGCAACTGCATGCCTTTGCGTTGGTGACCGACTTCGACGAATTGAATTTCATTAACACGCCGATCGCGTTTCGGTATCTGCCGGATGCCGCTGAGTATACACCACCGCGGACTATTGATGTGACGGGATGCTACTTTGGCACAGCAGATAGTTCCACAATTACGGGCATGCTCGTGGATGCTGTTGACCTGGGGGGAAATGTAGATACCTTGAGGTTCATGCCATTTGCCACGAGTCCTTGGTCTGTCGTTCCCTGA
- a CDS encoding polysaccharide biosynthesis/export family protein: MLTRRIALSLALILVGLGLSSCAIKSRKTLEAAAPQPQESEALAPGPLAEVSLDQPYLIRFGDQLSLQVAGQDDSRLMVVVRPDGRVSLPYLGEVDVAGKTIPFLQQEAERAFAHQFRDPLVFVNVAQMAPHRLYVFGEVNKPGMVESESTLNVIQLLAMAGGPTAGAELRSLVVIDEMGDGHKRIRLLDITSEDPNELLKISMEQIDSFDIVIVPRRLITEVGQFVRDYVNVFLPPIDTYLRGRYYWTIEGNN; encoded by the coding sequence ATGCTCACACGACGAATTGCTCTATCGCTGGCCTTGATCCTGGTGGGTTTGGGTCTCAGTTCTTGCGCAATCAAATCCCGCAAGACCCTGGAGGCCGCGGCGCCGCAGCCCCAGGAGTCTGAGGCTCTGGCTCCAGGCCCCTTGGCGGAGGTGTCGCTGGATCAGCCCTACCTGATCCGGTTCGGGGATCAACTCAGTCTGCAAGTGGCTGGCCAGGATGACAGCCGGCTGATGGTCGTGGTCCGCCCGGATGGCCGGGTTTCCCTGCCCTATCTGGGTGAAGTAGATGTGGCTGGCAAGACGATCCCCTTTCTGCAGCAGGAGGCGGAACGCGCGTTCGCCCATCAGTTTCGCGATCCGCTCGTCTTCGTGAACGTGGCTCAAATGGCCCCGCACCGCCTCTATGTGTTTGGTGAGGTGAACAAGCCGGGCATGGTGGAGAGCGAATCGACGCTCAACGTCATCCAATTGCTGGCCATGGCCGGCGGACCGACGGCGGGCGCAGAGCTGCGCAGTTTGGTCGTCATTGACGAAATGGGCGATGGGCACAAGCGCATCCGCTTGCTGGACATCACTTCGGAAGATCCAAACGAGCTGTTGAAAATCTCCATGGAACAGATCGACAGCTTCGACATTGTCATCGTGCCGCGCCGCCTGATCACGGAAGTGGGACAGTTTGTGCGGGACTACGTCAACGTCTTCCTTCCCCCCATCGACACCTATCTGCGTGGTCGCTACTACTGGACGATAGAGGGGAACAACTAA
- a CDS encoding O-antigen ligase family protein — translation MKVLAALLTITALVGALVLNLAYLYPILGALLLGLFILLKLDHLFLGLLLAAEGFVFGALGYGANTLLGLRVGYSDLLLLGLAIAALIRMAINRDPPEGQSRTLVLFFVWMLLFAVNVAVHPDVMEAGLSKFQLFCVDPFLIFLVGTRSLDRRDRLETALIALALVALPLGLMVAKNWVAAGLRSDDAVLDANTLREATLDTTFMFSNKNISASMFAALTPLFLGAAGALRSTLGRIVCGLAAATGAAVVFLALSRGSLVALAVGLLVYGGLGLRSRKTFAIVGVVSAAVLTAVLAQVGLLEPILARFQESTDFNRLELLRSSLSMLADYPLTGIGMSEFSFLEMLYFHSQSDVNLVHPHNSFLQMAVFGGIPLFLAFFGVLVSALWGGKREPAEDPDWRRMQVASLASVVVFLVNMLTDFIYFNSISCFTFWILVSVYASSGLWVKQQTESSAT, via the coding sequence ATGAAGGTCCTCGCCGCCCTCCTCACTATCACGGCCCTGGTAGGCGCCCTGGTCCTGAACCTCGCCTATCTCTATCCCATTCTGGGCGCGCTGCTGCTGGGTCTGTTCATTCTGCTCAAACTGGACCACCTCTTTCTGGGCCTGCTGCTGGCAGCGGAAGGCTTCGTGTTCGGGGCCCTGGGGTACGGCGCCAACACCCTGTTGGGTCTGCGCGTGGGCTACTCCGATCTGTTGCTGCTGGGCTTGGCCATCGCGGCTCTGATCCGCATGGCCATCAATCGGGACCCGCCCGAAGGTCAATCCCGCACCCTGGTCCTGTTCTTCGTGTGGATGCTGCTGTTTGCCGTGAATGTGGCCGTTCATCCGGACGTGATGGAGGCCGGTCTTTCCAAGTTTCAGCTCTTTTGCGTTGATCCCTTCCTGATTTTCCTGGTGGGAACGCGCAGCCTGGATCGCCGCGACCGGCTGGAGACGGCATTGATCGCGCTGGCTCTGGTGGCCCTCCCACTGGGTTTGATGGTTGCCAAGAACTGGGTGGCCGCCGGCTTGCGCTCCGATGATGCCGTGCTGGATGCCAACACCCTGCGCGAGGCCACGCTGGACACCACCTTCATGTTCAGCAACAAAAACATCAGCGCCTCCATGTTCGCTGCCCTGACCCCCCTGTTCCTGGGGGCCGCCGGGGCTCTACGTTCTACGTTGGGCCGGATTGTCTGCGGATTGGCAGCGGCCACGGGGGCCGCGGTGGTGTTCCTGGCGCTCTCGCGCGGCAGTCTGGTCGCCTTGGCCGTGGGCCTGTTGGTGTACGGTGGGCTGGGCCTGCGCTCGCGCAAGACTTTTGCCATTGTGGGCGTCGTGTCGGCGGCCGTGCTGACCGCCGTGCTGGCCCAGGTGGGGCTCCTGGAACCCATCCTGGCCCGCTTCCAGGAAAGCACCGACTTCAATCGGCTGGAGTTGCTGCGCAGCAGCCTGAGCATGCTGGCAGACTACCCCTTGACGGGCATCGGGATGAGCGAATTCAGCTTCCTCGAAATGCTGTACTTCCACTCCCAATCCGACGTCAACTTGGTGCATCCGCACAACAGCTTTCTACAGATGGCCGTTTTTGGCGGAATCCCGCTCTTCCTAGCCTTTTTCGGCGTGCTCGTGTCGGCCTTGTGGGGTGGAAAGCGCGAACCGGCTGAGGATCCCGACTGGCGCCGCATGCAAGTCGCGTCGCTGGCCAGTGTGGTGGTCTTCCTGGTCAACATGTTGACGGACTTCATCTACTTCAACAGCATCAGCTGCTTCACGTTCTGGATATTGGTGAGTGTTTACGCATCATCAGGCCTTTGGGTGAAACAACAAACCGAGTCATCTGCAACATGA
- a CDS encoding sugar-transfer associated ATP-grasp domain-containing protein, whose product MNKLRRPLASAWHRVRDAQQHLFYNRRFPVTNARTIRALREFASATDRKEAGQIRHELQVSRDYWRCEPFFYYRYGLYRRDRLLTDEQLRQYVPEYVFFTLYFPLYNASPLANVISNKIACSLLFDSVGIRRAQPVGFSLKGALYDAQMHRVDEAGFLQLVDRQRGRRVFIKPEDGKGGQGVLALDVSESGIMQDSGGGPMKGEDLLRRCQMTDMILERGLVQREEINRIHASSVNTFRIATECVKGRARILYSSLRIGTGSKVVDNFCQDGLVAGVDSLDGHYLPVAFNQWNTTYRSHPESGFVFEGNRVEAWSEISAFVLEAAERLPFYRHLGWDIALSVDGPVAIETNLGWGVDLPHLLFGGLRDMMRFPEPKVLWKTYQQRFSRQGPLPERGEG is encoded by the coding sequence ATGAACAAGCTGCGACGACCGTTGGCTTCCGCATGGCATCGGGTGCGCGATGCCCAGCAGCATCTATTCTACAACCGCCGCTTCCCGGTAACCAATGCCCGCACCATTCGGGCATTGCGGGAGTTCGCTTCAGCCACCGACCGCAAGGAAGCGGGCCAGATCCGCCATGAATTGCAGGTGAGCCGCGATTATTGGCGGTGCGAGCCCTTTTTCTACTATCGCTATGGGTTGTATCGCCGTGACCGGCTGCTGACGGACGAGCAGCTGCGCCAGTATGTGCCCGAGTATGTGTTCTTCACGCTCTATTTTCCACTGTACAACGCCTCTCCCTTGGCCAATGTGATCAGCAACAAAATTGCCTGCTCGCTGCTGTTCGATTCGGTGGGCATTCGGCGGGCCCAGCCCGTGGGGTTCAGCCTGAAAGGCGCTCTTTATGACGCGCAGATGCACCGCGTGGACGAGGCGGGCTTTCTGCAGCTGGTGGACCGGCAACGAGGGCGCCGCGTGTTCATCAAACCCGAGGACGGCAAGGGAGGTCAGGGTGTGCTGGCCCTGGATGTGTCGGAGTCGGGAATCATGCAGGATTCGGGCGGTGGTCCCATGAAAGGGGAAGACCTGCTGCGACGCTGCCAAATGACGGACATGATCCTGGAACGCGGGTTGGTGCAGAGAGAAGAGATCAATCGCATCCATGCCAGTTCCGTCAACACGTTTCGAATCGCCACAGAATGCGTCAAGGGACGGGCCCGCATCCTTTACAGCTCCCTTCGCATCGGCACGGGAAGCAAAGTGGTGGACAACTTTTGTCAGGATGGGCTGGTGGCGGGTGTGGACAGCCTGGACGGCCACTATCTGCCCGTTGCATTCAATCAATGGAACACCACGTACCGCAGTCATCCGGAATCTGGGTTTGTCTTCGAAGGCAATCGGGTGGAGGCGTGGTCGGAGATCAGCGCATTTGTCCTGGAAGCCGCGGAACGTCTGCCATTCTATCGGCACCTGGGGTGGGATATCGCCCTGAGTGTGGATGGCCCGGTGGCCATTGAAACCAACCTGGGCTGGGGCGTGGACCTTCCGCACCTGCTGTTTGGCGGCTTGCGGGATATGATGCGGTTTCCGGAACCCAAGGTGTTGTGGAAGACCTACCAGCAGCGATTCAGCCGCCAGGGCCCCCTTCCCGAGCGAGGCGAGGGATGA
- a CDS encoding glycosyltransferase family 4 protein, protein MKILYLSSGRIWKSSGNSIQVLAEIQELVARGHQADLLLMPHRKLVDAERLALESLRQELAGWGSRLRTLDLLSDSRVWLQPLLMEVYARQLAPMAREYDLVQAHDMRTAGICARVRSMGAARRFIYDIHGAALAEAVFGGSLALDSPVYRQRQGWERRAVAASDGCFVVSRFFKEWVCREYGANPAHVWVTPSSTYLPELTEASWRQARREELGIGERPVLLYSGSMHRWQRAEDLLRLYPQLAAHIPGLFLLVLTQETDMATAHLRELGVDPADHHVRCLPSAEVQAWMSLGDVGALLRHDHLLNQVASPVKFADYLSAGVPVIISPGVGDSSRLVEESGLGHVWREELETPAQLAETVKGLLARRSDAQRAACRELCRQNFTWEETMKVFDEVYAALA, encoded by the coding sequence ATGAAGATTCTCTATCTGTCCTCTGGACGCATCTGGAAAAGCTCGGGCAACAGCATCCAGGTGCTGGCGGAAATCCAAGAACTGGTGGCCCGCGGACATCAGGCGGACCTCTTGCTGATGCCCCACCGCAAGCTGGTGGATGCGGAGCGTCTGGCTCTTGAGTCGCTGCGCCAGGAGCTGGCGGGCTGGGGGTCGCGGTTGCGGACCCTGGATCTGCTCAGCGATTCCCGCGTCTGGTTGCAGCCGCTGCTGATGGAGGTGTACGCCCGTCAGTTGGCACCCATGGCCCGGGAGTACGATTTGGTCCAGGCCCACGACATGCGCACGGCGGGGATCTGTGCCCGGGTACGGTCCATGGGCGCCGCCCGCCGCTTCATCTACGATATCCACGGGGCCGCCCTGGCGGAGGCCGTGTTCGGTGGCAGCTTGGCCCTGGACAGCCCCGTCTACCGGCAGCGCCAGGGTTGGGAGCGCCGGGCCGTGGCGGCGTCGGACGGCTGTTTCGTCGTCTCCCGCTTCTTCAAAGAATGGGTGTGCCGGGAGTACGGAGCGAACCCCGCCCACGTTTGGGTGACACCCAGTTCAACCTATCTGCCCGAGCTGACGGAAGCGTCTTGGCGCCAAGCCCGACGCGAGGAGCTGGGCATCGGTGAACGCCCGGTCCTGCTCTATTCGGGCAGCATGCATCGCTGGCAGCGGGCTGAGGATCTGCTCCGCCTCTATCCCCAGCTGGCCGCGCACATTCCTGGGTTGTTCCTGCTGGTGCTGACCCAGGAAACCGATATGGCGACCGCGCACTTGCGCGAGCTGGGCGTGGACCCGGCCGACCACCATGTTCGTTGCCTGCCTTCCGCCGAAGTACAGGCCTGGATGAGCCTGGGCGACGTGGGCGCCCTGTTGCGCCACGACCACCTGCTCAACCAGGTGGCCTCGCCGGTGAAATTCGCCGACTACCTGAGCGCCGGCGTGCCAGTGATCATCTCGCCAGGTGTGGGGGACAGCAGCCGGCTGGTGGAGGAAAGCGGCCTGGGCCACGTGTGGCGAGAAGAACTCGAGACGCCGGCCCAGCTGGCGGAGACGGTCAAAGGCTTGTTGGCGCGCCGGAGCGACGCCCAGCGCGCCGCCTGCCGCGAGTTGTGCCGCCAGAACTTCACCTGGGAAGAAACCATGAAGGTGTTTGACGAGGTCTACGCAGCCCTGGCTTGA
- a CDS encoding heparinase II/III family protein, whose amino-acid sequence MKHLKTIVDLPSRLRGRTLRNVLIGLKRRILARVFLIQERLTFHQMACRFLPTEKMSPSQAASRIEELNGIRLRAPHSIQTIPAIVARTMCVIEEQFPEERLELLFRADRILAGDFSEFCPLATEPQLPFPRWHHDLTTGAEWPVSWARKIDYSSPQRPGEIRHLWDLHRQLFLPALAQAWRLSRDRRYLDRLAALYLDWWRCNPLGRGIGWIGPQIQEHALRNVQWITCFYLLLDDPDVPETLLADLLQGIQLQTAVLDWYYKPDKPVSHNHLVSESLGLWMAGLLFPTLPQAGRWRQRGGEGLRAALDLQFGADGLHKEWASNYHCFVLESALLARCLCAHHGDPLLDGLDERLALAARFAARATQPDGRIPYIGDADDALVYLWSAHPHQQRRRYAATLALLLDNPELAAEAGELPAESVWLVGPDAPERWHALLRRAGPLDPVSVHAGLNTLIAQDDRHGDWLLVHGGPSRIEPKVGSSHLHADWGSVLVWLAGREVWTDPGTWLYNGSDESRHLLRATRSHTTASLEGRDQCDLGLGRFRVDDLPLSEPLTWQTDPLQVRIHTRGRAGAHTRQLARIGRTLVLWDELTGAGEWAETSFITPVTGEREAWSLLRATRAGFTPVQTGSAAWAGGRSRRYGVLEPARRLESRAGREPGQESIRFLHLLLPDGEALPELVVDAAGGLALAWPSGLLSEPGWSAQWKKRSITNQTDTLHWEANPAGVSGDFPCAAQEKAQS is encoded by the coding sequence ATGAAGCACTTGAAAACAATTGTGGATTTGCCCTCCCGCCTTCGAGGGCGAACCCTTCGAAATGTACTGATTGGATTGAAAAGGCGAATCCTTGCCCGGGTCTTCCTTATTCAGGAACGTCTGACATTCCACCAGATGGCGTGTAGATTCCTCCCTACGGAAAAGATGTCGCCAAGTCAAGCTGCCAGTAGAATTGAAGAGCTCAACGGGATTCGTCTGAGAGCTCCGCATTCCATTCAAACCATTCCAGCAATTGTTGCGAGAACAATGTGCGTGATCGAAGAGCAGTTTCCAGAAGAAAGGTTAGAACTGCTCTTCCGCGCCGATCGAATCCTTGCGGGCGACTTCTCTGAGTTCTGCCCCTTGGCAACGGAGCCCCAACTTCCCTTTCCCCGCTGGCACCATGATTTGACCACTGGTGCGGAGTGGCCGGTCAGCTGGGCGCGCAAGATCGATTACTCGTCCCCCCAGCGCCCGGGCGAGATCCGCCATCTCTGGGACTTGCATCGTCAGCTCTTCCTGCCCGCCCTGGCCCAGGCCTGGCGGCTCAGTCGGGATCGGCGCTATCTGGATCGCCTGGCCGCCCTGTATTTGGATTGGTGGCGCTGCAACCCGCTGGGAAGAGGCATCGGCTGGATCGGCCCCCAGATTCAGGAGCACGCCCTGCGAAACGTGCAGTGGATCACGTGCTTTTATCTGCTGCTGGACGACCCGGACGTGCCGGAGACACTGCTGGCGGACCTTCTGCAGGGCATCCAACTGCAAACGGCGGTGCTGGACTGGTACTACAAGCCGGACAAACCCGTCAGTCACAATCATCTGGTCAGCGAGAGCCTGGGGCTCTGGATGGCCGGGCTCCTGTTCCCCACCCTGCCCCAGGCCGGCCGCTGGCGCCAGCGAGGTGGGGAGGGCCTGCGAGCCGCTCTGGATCTCCAGTTTGGCGCTGACGGTCTGCACAAGGAGTGGGCCAGCAATTATCATTGCTTCGTCCTGGAATCCGCGCTGTTGGCCCGCTGCCTGTGCGCCCATCACGGGGATCCTCTGTTGGACGGGTTGGACGAGCGTCTGGCGCTGGCGGCCCGTTTCGCCGCTCGAGCCACCCAGCCGGACGGCCGCATTCCCTACATCGGGGACGCGGACGATGCGCTGGTGTATTTGTGGTCCGCCCATCCCCATCAGCAGCGGCGTCGGTACGCGGCCACCCTGGCCCTGCTCCTGGACAACCCCGAACTGGCCGCAGAAGCGGGTGAACTCCCGGCCGAGAGCGTCTGGCTGGTGGGGCCCGATGCGCCGGAACGTTGGCACGCGTTGCTGCGGCGCGCCGGCCCGCTGGATCCCGTCAGCGTGCACGCCGGCCTGAACACGCTGATTGCCCAGGATGATCGCCATGGCGATTGGTTGTTGGTGCATGGCGGCCCCTCCCGCATTGAGCCCAAGGTAGGGTCCAGTCACTTGCACGCAGACTGGGGCAGCGTGCTGGTTTGGCTGGCCGGCCGGGAAGTGTGGACGGATCCCGGCACCTGGCTGTACAACGGGTCTGATGAGTCCCGCCATCTGCTGCGTGCCACGCGCAGTCACACGACGGCGAGCCTGGAAGGCCGCGATCAATGCGATCTCGGGCTCGGGCGCTTTCGTGTGGACGACCTGCCCTTGAGCGAGCCCCTGACCTGGCAGACCGATCCGCTGCAAGTGCGGATCCACACCCGCGGACGAGCCGGTGCCCACACGAGGCAGCTGGCCCGCATCGGTCGAACCCTTGTCCTTTGGGATGAGCTGACCGGCGCGGGCGAGTGGGCGGAGACCTCCTTCATCACGCCAGTCACCGGTGAACGGGAGGCCTGGAGCCTGTTGCGCGCCACCCGAGCTGGATTCACCCCGGTCCAGACGGGGTCCGCCGCTTGGGCCGGGGGTCGCTCCCGCCGATATGGTGTCCTGGAGCCGGCCCGCCGGCTGGAGAGTCGCGCAGGGCGCGAACCGGGTCAGGAATCCATCCGCTTCCTGCACCTCTTGCTGCCGGACGGGGAGGCCCTGCCGGAACTGGTTGTCGATGCCGCCGGCGGCTTGGCCCTGGCTTGGCCTTCCGGCTTGCTGTCAGAACCAGGCTGGTCAGCCCAGTGGAAGAAAAGGTCGATCACCAATCAGACGGACACGCTGCATTGGGAAGCCAATCCGGCAGGAGTCAGCGGGGACTTCCCCTGCGCAGCCCAGGAAAAAGCTCAGTCATGA
- a CDS encoding SGNH/GDSL hydrolase family protein produces the protein MKAQNRIITSLRWLPISIIIAYAMIEILMRLFHLGNEYNFNPDIKEHLFIEGKRQVTIKEGFGIRNVNKYGTFDAPKKDCKSDNRYLLFGDSMTEAFQVSDDQIYDNVAENFFMDSLGEEIEIVNFGRSGYSTLDELVLYNQVADKIPHKTVIIQFSSGDVIENFMSKNKIVNDGLVPFSRSENGGSLKRIFWLAKRNSVLLNTAHLRFDMLRSYISSWKRGVKILGIENVGKEKSILFRINK, from the coding sequence ATGAAAGCGCAAAACCGGATCATCACCTCACTTAGATGGTTGCCCATTTCGATTATAATTGCTTATGCGATGATTGAAATTTTAATGAGATTATTCCATTTGGGGAATGAATACAATTTTAATCCCGACATAAAAGAGCATTTATTTATTGAGGGAAAAAGGCAGGTTACGATTAAGGAAGGATTCGGCATACGAAATGTAAATAAGTATGGTACATTCGATGCACCCAAAAAGGATTGTAAAAGTGATAATAGATATCTCCTTTTTGGAGATTCAATGACAGAAGCATTTCAAGTGAGTGATGATCAGATATATGACAATGTTGCAGAGAATTTTTTTATGGATTCTTTAGGAGAAGAGATTGAAATTGTCAATTTCGGGAGATCTGGTTACAGTACGCTTGATGAGCTGGTACTCTATAATCAAGTGGCAGACAAAATTCCACATAAAACCGTCATCATACAATTCAGCAGTGGTGATGTGATAGAGAATTTCATGAGCAAAAATAAAATAGTTAACGACGGGTTGGTTCCGTTTTCACGATCGGAAAATGGTGGATCACTAAAACGGATTTTCTGGTTGGCAAAACGGAATTCTGTTCTGTTGAATACTGCGCACTTAAGGTTTGACATGCTACGATCTTATATTAGTAGTTGGAAAAGAGGTGTAAAAATTTTAGGTATTGAAAATGTTGGTAAAGAAAAAAGCATCTTATTTCGAATAAACAAGTGA
- a CDS encoding MBOAT family O-acyltransferase: MSWNPIFILLILFSTLLDYFVALRIEGAEGKNRGRWLAVSMIGNLGLLGFFKYTNFLIDSVNGLVSSVAGADYMLSNLDITLPVGISFYTFQTMSYTIDVYRRQIHADRNFIRFGMYVTYFPQLVAGPIVRAVDFLPQLQQKFQLNREDLISGIKLFAIGFFKKLFISDMISPIADNAFSHIESITPYEAILGIVAYTVQVYCDFSGYSDMAIGVARMMGYRLLDNFNMPFSAKDITEFWRNWHISLSSWLRDYLYIPLGGNRKGKNRATVNLMITMTLCGLWHGANWTFVVFGVLQGVFLVIHKEWRSLVKLKQLAWADQSLLWSGISWALTISSFMGSLVIFRSDSFSYAMRYFARLGEFRFQDIYYIPQFYLLLTIVVVAHVLAPYLVKNNEFIRWHRLEPIMYATILLLLLVLAPTNTSPFVYFQF, encoded by the coding sequence ATGAGTTGGAATCCGATTTTTATCTTACTGATTTTATTCTCTACTCTTTTAGATTATTTTGTTGCACTAAGAATAGAAGGAGCGGAGGGAAAAAATCGTGGTAGATGGTTGGCCGTAAGCATGATTGGCAACCTTGGATTGCTTGGATTCTTTAAATACACCAATTTTTTGATAGACTCAGTAAATGGACTTGTTTCGTCAGTTGCTGGCGCTGATTACATGTTATCCAATCTGGATATTACACTCCCGGTTGGTATTTCGTTTTATACTTTTCAAACAATGAGTTATACGATTGATGTTTACAGGCGACAAATACATGCTGATAGGAACTTCATCAGATTTGGAATGTATGTTACATATTTCCCGCAATTGGTTGCTGGACCGATTGTTCGTGCAGTGGATTTTCTTCCACAATTGCAGCAAAAATTTCAATTAAATAGGGAAGATCTTATTTCTGGAATTAAACTATTTGCCATCGGGTTTTTCAAGAAACTGTTTATTTCCGATATGATTTCACCCATAGCGGATAATGCATTTTCCCACATTGAATCAATAACTCCTTATGAAGCTATTTTAGGAATTGTAGCTTATACCGTTCAGGTATATTGCGATTTTTCTGGTTACTCCGACATGGCCATCGGCGTGGCTCGAATGATGGGATATCGATTGCTCGATAACTTCAACATGCCATTTTCCGCCAAGGATATCACTGAATTCTGGCGAAATTGGCACATCAGCCTTTCCTCCTGGCTTCGGGACTATTTGTATATCCCACTGGGAGGAAATCGAAAAGGGAAGAACCGCGCCACAGTTAATTTGATGATCACCATGACGCTTTGTGGGCTTTGGCATGGTGCAAATTGGACATTTGTGGTCTTTGGCGTTCTACAAGGTGTCTTTCTAGTCATCCATAAGGAATGGCGTAGTTTGGTGAAGTTGAAGCAGCTGGCCTGGGCGGATCAATCTTTGCTTTGGAGCGGCATTTCCTGGGCGCTGACCATTTCGAGTTTCATGGGTTCATTGGTCATCTTCCGTTCTGATTCGTTCTCCTACGCCATGCGCTACTTCGCGAGATTGGGTGAATTCCGCTTCCAGGACATCTACTACATCCCCCAATTCTATCTCCTGCTGACCATTGTGGTCGTGGCTCATGTGCTCGCGCCTTACTTGGTCAAGAACAATGAATTCATCCGTTGGCACCGCCTCGAGCCGATCATGTATGCCACGATTCTCCTGCTGCTGTTGGTGCTGGCTCCCACGAACACCAGCCCCTTCGTCTATTTCCAATTCTAG